In the Archaeoglobaceae archaeon genome, AACCACTGCTGGAAGCATTTTCATTAAAATTAGATGGCAAAGCTCTCTGACATCTTCCAGTGGCACCGGACAGCTTTTCTGGAATAAATCCACTTCGCCCAAACCATAAGCTCCACTGAGTTTTGGAATTACAACAACAACGTCCCATTCAGGAAACTCAAGCCTCGAAATAATTTTCGCGGGCTTTGCCTTGCTTGCAGAAGATGGCAGAAAATCCTTTTTCTCTTTCTTTGAGTGGCCTCCATCAACAATAAACCCACCGAATTCAAATACTGCAACCCCTATTCCAGAAGTCCCACCCCTGCTGACAAGTTCAGCAATCTCTCTTACACTCAAGCCGTATCCGTATAACTCCGAAAAAGCTTTGCCGATTGCCAGAGATATCTGAGTCCCGCTACCTAAACCCACATGACTTTGGTAGTCTGCTTTTACATAAATATCGATCCCTTTACCAAAATAAGCAGATAATTTTTCTGTTACCTCTTTAAATCTTTTAAAATTTAAAGCGTTGCCTCCTATCGAAACTTCATCGCTTTCAAAAGCTTCTATTTCCACGAAAGGCTCATTAAGCGCAAAGCCCACTCCTCCGTCTATTCTGCCAAGACTACCATTTAAATCAATCAGCGTGATGTGAATTCTTGAGGGTGTTTTTATTCGCATGGATAAAGTTAAAGAAAAAGGATTAAAAGCTTAACGCAGAAATGCCGTAATGCTCGAGCTGATCGAATCTCTTTCAGAAATGCTTTCTGGAAGAGTTGTTGTAAGCGAAGAGGAATTAAAGCACAAGGCCTTGCGCGCCGGGTTGAAAGTTCTTGGGTTTGGAATTAAAAATTTTGGAGAGGATGAATTGAGGGTAGTGGTTCTTAGCTTTATTGAATGTCCAATATCGGTTAAATCGCTATACTTTTCAGAAAAGATCCTGATAAATGGAGTTCCATTCTACCATCTGCACACAAAAAAGCCCCAGCAATCAGATTTAGAAATCGCATATAGGGAATTTCTAAAATCCAAAAGCTTTCTCGATAACCTTAAACGCATTATGGATTTGACTGATAAGTTCTTTGAGGGTTATGCAAAAGAGGGTTATTTCCTTCGTTTTTACACTTCAGACTATAAATTTGCTGTCTACTTCACAACTGTTTCCGACCTCAAGAATGATTCTGAAATCCACCTTAAGCTTGCAGAAAATTTTGACGGAGAATACGTGACAATTGTGCAAACAGAAGAGAAGCCAACAGAGTTTGTGGAACTTTTCAAAATTTATTCCGAGAGATTCAAAAGAGGAGGAGTAAAAGTCTGGGTTGCGAACCCAAAAGACGGGATTGATCCCTTCATTGGCTATCCAAAGGATTTAAAGCTTTTGAGCAGATTTAAGAATCCAAAACTCGCAAGCCGTATCAATGCCCTTTGGAGAGAAAAAGTTGAAGAGCTGGATTAGCTCCTAAGAATTTCAAGAGCTTCCTTCACTTCAACATTTTCATGAACAATCATTGAAATAGCTCTTGTCATCTTTGTTGGATTCTGAGCCTGAAAGATGTTTCTTCCGATTGCAACTCCTCTCGCTCCAGCATCCATTGCCATCCTCACCATTTGAAGTATTTCTTCATCACTGCTCATTTTTGGCCCACCTGCAATAACAACCGGCACTGGGCAACCCTCAACTACTTTTTTGAAGCTTTCAACATCGCCGGTAAAGTTTGTCTTAATGATGTCCGCACCCAGCTCTGCCCCAACTCTTGCTGCAAGGCTTACTGCCT is a window encoding:
- a CDS encoding beta-ribofuranosylaminobenzene 5'-phosphate synthase encodes the protein MRIKTPSRIHITLIDLNGSLGRIDGGVGFALNEPFVEIEAFESDEVSIGGNALNFKRFKEVTEKLSAYFGKGIDIYVKADYQSHVGLGSGTQISLAIGKAFSELYGYGLSVREIAELVSRGGTSGIGVAVFEFGGFIVDGGHSKKEKKDFLPSSASKAKPAKIISRLEFPEWDVVVVIPKLSGAYGLGEVDLFQKSCPVPLEDVRELCHLILMKMLPAVVEKDLDSFIFALRRIQHLGFKKAEVERYGSLIRECLEQFPAGMSSTGPSIFAVTDTNARTLAREIEKYFEEREIKCESLITKGRNRGAEIEL